CAGTGCAATTGCTTTGTATATCAACTGATATTTTGGCGACAATGgattttcttatttttacaattaattGTCTATCATCATACACGTACAATGTACTTAAGTTAGGATCTTTCCAGTAAATTGTCCATATAGATGTACTTGCCATCCTCAACGTACAGTGTGCGTATGACAGAATGAAGTAGTGTTcaatttaatgtaaaaaatcaaatcaatactTACTTAAATTAATTACTTTAAAAAGGTAAATAAAAACCAAATCTTAAAGCCTTGGTCTTACTTTTATCCCACAGATATATACTTAAATGTATTGTGATGTAGCAACTTACCCGCTATTGGAGGACCAAGAAACATACCAATACCCTGGAAACATATCAGTAATCCAAACGAGTTCACAAGTTTCTTTACCCCTAGGATATCCACAATGACGACAGACTTCTGAGAGATGTAGGCACCTACTAGTAGTCCGTATACGGCACAAAGCACCGAGAGCTCAGCAAAGGTGTCAAGACTGGGCACTGCTAACGACACAAAGCCCAGAAGGAATAGCACAGCATTGTAGATATAAATCCGGTATTGTTTCACACTTGCCATATCGAGCAAAAATCCAGACACTATACGACTAGTACCATCAAAGAGTCCGATAATAGATACTATATACGAAGCGTGGAGTTCGGATACACCTTTAGATTTGGCGTAGGCAGGTATGAAGACAAAAGCCGCCTGTGATGatatggtatacagtaatatgGCCGCACAAAAAGAAGTAAATCGCAAATCTTTCATCAAAGATAATTCAAGTAGTTTGGTCTTTGGCTTGCTGTCCTTATTGGAGGGACCACATGAAAACATCCTCCTTATTTTCGACAGGCGTGTCTGTGGCTGTGCATCAACGTGCGGGTTGGTTACTTGTTCCTCTTTAAGTTTTTTATCATTTTGCATTCCCTCTACATCCTCCCACAAAGCTGATGATTCAGCTCCCACGTCAGCTTCTTTTTTACTTTTCCTCCTATGGAAAAGATAAAGATATTATATAGCTGTATATAAATCTCCTTAATTATTGGATGTATATTACTTTAACGATGTGATGAAAACTTCGAACCTTGTGTTAACATTCGTGTTCCAAAAGAGAAAATTTCACCATAATATGGCTTCGAAACATTTTTTGTAGAAAATAACCCTCGGCCAATACTggaaaatgtattttgtttctttCGATAGTTTAATAAAGATATCATTAGAATTTCTAAATGTACTTATTCGTAGATTAATTGTGAACTGGAAACCGAACATAAATTATAATACCTTTCATCATGTATCTTCATCTTCAAATGGAGCCAGAGGGGTCTAAACAAACAGCCACAGGCCGAAATGTTCAGCATGACAGCTCCAAGGATAAGAAAAGCACCAAAGAAACCATAAAAGTTGAAGATTGTCTCAATAATGGTGGGAAACAGAAAAGAGCCAAATCCAACACCTGATGTTGCAATGCCGACAGCAAGACCTCGTCTTTTGTTAAAGTACTCTCCTACTATGACTACAGCAGGGGCGTAAGCTAGCAGTCTGCCAAATCCTGCAAGAACCcagtatactgtatcagtatataatctacGATACCTCGTAGTTGctaatataaacataatatatCTGGAAGCAAATTTATCAAAGAATACGATGATAGTGATTATCTGGACGCAAATTTATTAAAGAATAAGATGATAGTGATTATCTGGAAGCAAATTTATTCTTTCTGAAATTACCCATATCCGCATATTTCGGGTTATTTAGGTACCGAAATATCTAGGAAGATGCGAATTAATACTAAAAAAGATTGACAAATCAAATTTACTCTCAAGACTTCGATATATACCTAGGACCCAGCCAACAGGGccaaataacaacaaaaaagtaCGAAGAGTACTTATCAATGGGAGACATGCATATGgcaatatttttaaatcattatccCATTGAGAAATATTCGACGTGTATTCCATTGCGTTATAGCAGTTTGCGGTGTTCAATGAAATGATATTTGCGCTAGTTGGCATCAGATTTTGTACAAGAATATGATTATATCCAGGtcccctatatacatgtattcataaaACCTTGTCTTGCTCCCTAAGATAGTGTTGGTGATAAAccttatatttgatttttttcagtgATTTGAAGGGATTTCGAAGAGACTTCAAGTAAGGTAAAGCGAGATATTATCTAcaattaatattattaatattaggGTTTTCTTTCAACCTGCTATTTCATCATTTACAAGTAAACAAGTTGAACGAGTGTTGGGTTCAGCACAGATTTCAAGTGTGAGCACGAGGACGGTTTCATGAATACTGGCCCTGGATTAGACCTAGATATACATGATGACaattttaattaagattttgCGCTAGCTTTAATaggattttgagttagaataatttaaaggggcattccttcgtttagATTGGGTAAAAggttgtcaaaattaaacttactgaaaaatatgtgttttttCCCAAGTAGTAACAGTTCTAACCTTTACATTATTATTAAGGCAGTATTTTTCCCCTCACGAttaaccaaagttcttcgagtattaagtcctgaaaattctttaTTCCACCCGAAGTACCACCAATTACCGCTAAGaaatacggtatttgtatacgatacgcctttCTCTTATATATTTCGGGGCgttgatttaattacatttaggcacaaacactcatatgatcatcgttcggacatagatttcatcaacagaaattgCGCATGTTTCTGAGGTCCGAAGTTTGCATGTTGGTATCCTCTTGTTGTTTTGTATACAACGTTGCATTTCATCTCAGTTTCACTTTTCTGCACCAgatcttggattctgacaacAATATTTAACTATCGAACGATTTGTAATTATACATGAACATTTCGTTTTTTTCTCAGTATCTGTAATTGTTCTTATCGAATCTGATTTTGTCAATTCATATCAAGccaatatttacaaacaaataaactcTCAAAAGGAACTCAATAAAgcattatatcatatacacttGCTGTTTATGCAATATCAATTAACAAAGGTATAACAAAGGTATCCTTGCATTGTTTTTGATGGTAGCAAACTAAGACTCACCGAAAGTAAAAACTCCACCATTAACAccttttcatttaatttttcttaCTGTTTTTCGGCAATGTCAGCATACTTATTGTTACCATATTGACAAGTATTACATTTAACCAGGAACTACCTTGATATTTAACCTGAGCCctacaaaaatgaaacaaatcGTTGACTTCACTCTTAACTAATTttaaagtatacatgtataattatatgctTTACCTCCTAGAACTCCAAAGCTGGCATATGTGAACGACAGAGTAGGTGATACAGAAGTGATGACCAGGCTGATGCACAGGAGAACACCTCCAGTGATTACCACAGATCGAGCGGAATATCTGTTACACAGTATGCTACACACAGGGCCTACAACACAAAGTATCATATTGACAAAGTATACTACACACAGGGCCTACAACACAAAGTATCATGTTGAgaacatatactacacacaggGCCTACAACACAAAGTATCATATTGACAAAGTATGCTACACACAGGGTCTACAACAAAAGTATCATGTTGAgaacatatactacacacaggGCCTACAACACAAAGTATCATATTGACAAATATGCTACACACAGAACATACAACACAAAGTATCATATTGACAAAGTATACTACACACAGGGCCTACAACACAAAGTATCATATTGACAAAGTATGCTACACACAGGGTCTACAACAAAAGTATCATGTTGAgaacatatactacacacaggGCCTACAACACAAAGTATCATATTGACAAAGTATGCTACACACAGGGTCTACAACAAAAGTATCATGTTGAgaacatatactacacacaggGCCTACAACACAAAGTATCATATTGACAAATATGCTACACACAGAACATACAACACAAAGTATCATATTGACAAAGTATACTACACACAGGGCCTACAACACAAAGTATCATATTGACAAAGTATGCTACACACAGGGTCTACAACACAAAGTATCATATTGACAAAGTATGCTACACACAGGGCCTACAACACAAAGTATCATATTGACAAATATGCTACACACAGAACCTACAACACAAAGTATCATATATTGACAAAGTATGCTACACACAGGGTCTACAACACAAAGTATCATATTGACAAAGTATGCTACACACAGGGCCTACAACACAAAGTATCATATTGAGAACATATGCTACATACAGGGACTACAACACATAATATATTGACAAATTATGCTAACAAAAAGGACCTACAACTTAAAATATCATGTTGACAAAGTATGCTACACAATTGGCATGAGATTCATAGTGACATACAGACAAAGTACGCTTCATACAGCGCctacaacacaaaatatcacattgACAGATTATGCTACACACAGAGCttacaacacaaaatatcatattgacaAAGTGTGCTAATCACAGGGCCTGcagcacaaaaaaaaacatattgacAAAGTAATAAATATGTATGCTACATGGAGGGCctagaaatttaaatatttcaatggaGTATGCTTCAGACTTAAGGCTTAAAACACATGTCATACTGACAAAGTAAGATATACATAGgatctataacacaaaatatcatattgacaAAGTAATGCTTCACAAAAGGCCTACAACTTAAAATATCACATTCACAAAGTAATATGCCACACACACAGCctacaacacaaaatatcacattCACAGTGTATGCTACACATGTAATATCATATTGACAAAGCTTAGTATGCTACAAACAGGGCCCTacaacataaaatatcatattgaaaaAGTATGCTACACATAGGGCCTAAAACATCAAGAatcatattgaaaattataCAATGGCAAGGTATTGTGTTAATATGAAAACCTATTTTATCTATGCTGATAAAACATTACAAATGATTCCATCAATTACTATGGAAAATTTTGGGATAAGTATCATTATGTAATTTCAGCATAAGTAGCTTTAATTATCTTTTTACTTTTGCAAAATCAGAGCGTTCTTTATTTCCTAAATAGTATTTGTCTTTACATGAATGTGCAAAGTTAAATTAGAAATTTGGGACCCACAAGGAGAGaggtatatatgtacttacctAGAGTCAATCTCAGACCTGCTGGGAGGGAGGTTGCCCATGCTGTGGCGGCAGCAGACTTTTCAAATTTATCCTCAAACTTTAAGTAAATGATTCCAGCTGATCTCTCTATTCCACCTATAATCATGATTAAGTGCATGCCTCAGTGTGTGTAAGTGCATGCCTCAGTGTGTGTAAGTGCATGCCTCAGTGTGTGTAAGTGCATGCCTCAGTGTGTGTAAGTACATGCCTCAGTGTGTGTACAGATATCATTACCATTAGCCAAGTTGTCTCTCCAAGTTTAATGAAATCATATGCTTATACATTGGTTTATAATATTATGGATAGCTAATAAATAGTTGAAGAAAGAAACACtaataaatatttgaatcaTTTGGAAAGAAAATAGGTTATGTACGTATTTGATTTTACTATATACTGCTGTAATATGTATcaataaaaagtgttttttaaaAACAGAAAGCAGCTCTAAGGCTTGAACATATACATAAGAAAATTGAACTAAAGataaatcaaaccaaatgtACATAATTTCAGTGAATATTATAATTCCTTTTATATCAAGTTACATTTTTGTTTagaaattaattgatataaattcaTAGTGTATTATACTCAGAAACTGAAACACATCAAGCATACATTCACCAAGACTAGTAAAGAAGAAAAGTAAATATTAAAGTGTAACTCGACTATATACCTATGAAGAGATGGACAAGTAAACTGCCTAACACAATGAACCACCCAAATCCTCCATCGGGGGCTAAGTTTTCTTCCTCCACGTTCGAATTCACCACAGGTTCCTCTACCTCCTCCAACACCTCAACTGTTTCAGCAGAATCAGATTCTCTGTTCTCCAATCTAGTTGTATTCTGTTCTCCTCCATTGACTAAAGGGCAATGCTCTGTCTCCGTTCTTTGCTCTTCCATTTCTAAAGTAGTTTTATCCCAATTTTTCAAAGATGGGTGCTCTGTTGTTGAATTCCCCTCCATATTTTTAATACAGGGTATATTTATATCGCCTCTTATCAGAGTTGATTTCTCCGTCACCCTGGTCTGAAGTGTTACTGGCTAGAACATCCTTGTGGTATCTCTGTCACAGGTAACCATATCTTATAAATAGGCTCCACACaattctgtttttatttgtatacataatttGCATTAATGtcattatttgtattatatagtaACCTGGCTAATTAACATAAACGGTACTacaatctgtatatatatacatgtataaattggAAACtaaatgtgatatacatatatccACCCGTTACCTATTACTGCTGTCATCTGTATAGTTTAACATAAAGGATGTATGTTCTGCATAGCATCAGAATTTAACTCACTATGTTGACTGTATAACCATTTAATACTTTACtttatgtgatattttaaattGTAGTGAAAAAAATGACCAAAATTTAACGCTCAAAATCCCTTAGCTATTGAAAAGAAAGAGTTTTGAAACTCTAAAAGAAAATGTTCAGATATTGAAAAtagatacataaatacatagatCTCATATACCTTTAATATGAAAACTTTTTAACAAATGGATTTAAACTGATTTATGTACTcatttaaatcttttaaaatgaaCACTGTAAGCACATTCTCATAAGTAATagattataagatatatatgtatgtagattTTGTGTTCCCCGGATAACGGGTCTAAAATTCTAAATGTTAGGACCATAATCTGGAGGGTTctataatacatacctgtgATGTGACTGGTGAATACAGGATTTAGCTCCCTTAGACCGTTTGCAAGGTATGTTTTGAAAGCCGATAGTGTATTTGGTTTATGATGAAAGTTACAAACTTAAATATAAAGGGTCACATTTGCTCCTTTTTTAACCAAAGAAGCCCACCGATGCAAGCTTCCTAAAAATACCGAACGccaatatttttgaaatacaatGCAATCTAACAATGCAATAACTGTAATATGGCCTTGGGAAAGCACGTGCATAGAGTTATCATCACATCAGCATGGCTGCATGCAAGGAAAGCAAATTTATTTTTACCTGAAGCTTTTTTTTAACACACGATCAAGTACATTTGCACAGTAATCATTGCAATGGAATTTGTCGAATCGAAAGATCCTCACACGAGACATGAGACAGGTCAACACATGAAACCTTATATATGCAACTTACACGTTACGTACCTTTTAACAGAGACATGTCTGCGTGATAAAATACCGTCTCTGGTTTTAACAGGGCCAGGGCCTCTGTTTAGTGGAGTATTTGTAATTTCACAATACAGCATTGTTGAGTTCTGAATTTAACAATCCGTATGGAATATTCGGTCTGCGTGCACAGTATCCCAATGTTACACGACTCAACATTTTAGAATATATCCGGATATTTAGCGTAGTTACCGtttctacatttatatatgtcaaTGCTACATCCGGATTCAGTATTGACAGTAATCCACACGAGACATGAAGTGAAAAAAATTGAACTAGCGACATGGTAAGTTTTTGATTATTCGTAAAGACTGCCGTACTTAAAATGTTGATAGTATCATCCTATTATACAAAAATGCGGttaattgttttgatattgtacTTCAGTGTAGTGAATATAGCCTACACACTCGACACAGCAACttgttgaacatgatgcagtaACATGACATGTTGAACAAGGCCTGCTAGCGGGTAGCTTCTACATCATAATTACACGGAACATCATGAAACAACGTTTCTTGGGAGGAAAGAACGCTTCTTCCCCAGAAATTGGGTCATGTCCGTGACCCTAGGCCTGTGGCCTAATTGACTTTGTTGTCATGCATGGCTAACATGAGTCATTCATAATAAACAATTGAATAGATTATTAAGATgcaagtaaattgtatttcattttattaaggaattgaaaattatttcaattagaatatttattactgtacatatatcatgactgtaaaggaagtttagataatgtatctatattatgttattgattattcaaaatattgaaagtttacagtatttaatgaattatgttttttaaataagacattctctacatatatgtactcagttcaggcaagtaattataaaataaacataatcattttaatttatataggttatatatttaaatgtatcattagaaaaatatacatttacaaagtTCTACATATTTACGAGTATTACCTGGTTAAATTAATGTTCAGACATAAAGttcacacaagtatgtagttctggactacccataatgaatgacagtatctgtttaattgcttttattattggtcatgcatgactgactctggcctgacacaccTGAGAACTGTGacaggtgagttttaggagccagctacaggtactgtcctgggttcacagaaatacctatgtcaattttgtcactgtatggcttcaaatgatgaagctgtgcaaagcaaggtgtgttataacctcaggccaattaacagaacagtaagattatctcctgacttgaCGGAAAGGATTAATATTGTAGCTCTCCATCTAAGAGGCCTGAAACGAAATACAAAATTGTACCAGCGAATTGaggtggaaatgtcaagataagctgtaaaaccattaacaaattggttaacaggtttaagaagaccaactctattgaaatgaaatcaTTCTTTACTGAAATTAGAAGTAAAAATCagctgtttcttattacattgtaacctgtctaagccgtaagtcattgagaccaaacgtatATGCCGGTCaatgcaggtgtccggtatgtagaggtacaatgttgaatgatataagttcagaaaaaatgaatgcaaatcaaattaagaaatgatgcagttgttatcttgttatattcaaaaatataaagacatcgctttaaaaaattaattgtaaagaaagacattaaagtaaaaaaaaaaaaagaattaagtGTAATTCCAAATGGTATAATAAGCataaattcaccatttcccaaaaccaacctatagccttatACCCGTATTTAATACACATTGTagattatagagcctgaggtacaATTTGCCTCTGGGCAGTTGGACACGGAAACCTATGTTAAcatgtaatagatacataatgggtacgagtgatgtatcggatatatcacacgagtgcgtagcacgagtgtgatatatgcgatacgtcacgagtacccattttgtatctgttttatccaatgacagccgaggttttgtcacccacgtgcctaggggtggagctataaaattgatcagaacctgtcactgtgatatgtttcccgccaatttctgactcgttttgttttctgtcacagtagcccattcatttctagtgagactgtcaaccatgatggatcaggtactgatcactgatgtcgatgtgttcactgacctcgacgatataacattatcacaggCCGTAGATAAGTATGAGTATGAACTTGAAGATAGTGACACGGTAGCTACTGACATTGGAATTGTTGATACCAAGGAATTAACTCAGccaattgttgtaaatgaactgaatggtaatgtgaaaaacatgtgaaaggcTGCAGGATTTGAGGGAAATTACATAAACCATTCCGGAAAGAGGACCTGcgctacttccctttaccaagcaggtaagtctaaaatcatatcgtttgaacaaattgtgaaatgaaatatttttcgtaaatttcgacgttcacaatgtcacaaaatcGTTTCAAAATCcgtgaaattgtttaaagaaatcaatgaatcggttaatcggtatttttatccactcgtcttgttatcattttcatcgcgattttgtttatgataggatttttgtgcaacgaaagtatattgttacatttagcgtaatctgtataaccatttttttttaaatgactgaaattttatatgtaatcatgtaATGTATGCTTTTTTTTACTGACCTGttaaaatagattttacttaataaaatatgaacagggATTTATATTCTGTTTGGTCAGGTTTTGATGAACAACTCATTATGGACAGAACGGTACATCGCAGCAGGGCTGTACGTGCATACAAGGTGATGAAAGAAGACGGAAAATTTCTAAACGGcactcgtatttcattaaattttgtttgaaatgcatttcctgtctttgttcatttgtcacgcctacatttgaaattggccccgcctcaagactgaggcatggaccaatcagaaatgccatgtgatatttcagatatcacatatgtgatatttgaaatatcacatagtatgcaatatatcgccaacaaaagatcaaagaaaaaccgaGGCGTCATTGGATAAGTTCCATtggctcattccccgaacaccaactctggtaaagacaaaggaaggtgttaatgtaggaagttctttgaagttaagttatagtctgtttcaatacggaatactaatacaggtaaaacataggGTCAACTCGATCAGGTATATGAATCGGGTATAGTTTTCACTGTCATATTTCTCATACATTTAGACAaagtttgtagtatacactGCATAAATGTTCATTCAATAACCATACTGTAGTACTTATGATAACATGTAAGTTTTAGAAAATAtcatttccatatttttaaaatatatatattttacaaattgatgtttgaaattaacatatattatttttaaaatgtctttctaGTAATTGGATGAACATAGATAGATTTGAAAATACTCTACTAATActgcataatgataataatcctttcattttatgaatagatGGGTTGCATGTATAATAACTAGGTGTATATACTTTTTACGAATTtgacttacatgtatacaaatgtatctggGCATAAAAATAAATAGTGATACTCGCATTAAACTCCAGTAAAACATAGCAGACAAATTCTATTTTCCTGTGACGTAATATTTACGTCTCTGGTTTATATGAAAAGAATGTTTGCAATAGGTAACGTATGattaataaaaatgataagCATATTTCTTgcaaaattacaaataattctaaaaaaaacaattaagttGAAAATTtattgtgtacagtatatgaaaatgtcattatttcattacaGCCTGTTGGATAGGAGACATATATCTTTGGTTGGATCTTTCAATTTGTCCATCTACTCTCCTTGCCATGTTATACAATTGATATGTAttgtttgacctcttgttacacacttaagtgtgtcagagtgaaataaaaaatcttaaatcttGGTATTATACATTATTTCTGAAACAGTTTGGCAATCATTAACAGCTGATGATTTTCTGATCACCTAACAggtgagttgatttacctgtgttctgatttacctgttttctgtaacagactataactccctatcaacacacactatgtaaacaccccaccctaaccagagttggtgttcggggaagaccccattccatttacctgtaaaactgacctgttggaactacatcgttttctattcccattcagtcaatatatgtatatcatagtatgtgtcactcatacattttatgtaacagatacaggtcatgaatgtaaaatcataaagttgaatgttcaaacttttcaaaaaaaaaagacataaggccagctgcagttggtgtatggaatatatgataagtatttacttaactcaaacatgaaaattatattaatctatgtgatttacatattgacttctaatactctatacatacttccagtaatagtaccagtttgaaataaaatatcttttttttttcaaatattttttttttataataatgacttataactattgtaataatactgtaataggaatggacaatcatatcatttcaaaagtgtcagatatagacagtcacaagtctgtacctatattctatatgaccttggtataggtcagcctgagtttcctctagccctgataccatata
The window above is part of the Pecten maximus chromosome 2, xPecMax1.1, whole genome shotgun sequence genome. Proteins encoded here:
- the LOC117321900 gene encoding monocarboxylate transporter 12-like, whose protein sequence is MEGNSTTEHPSLKNWDKTTLEMEEQRTETEHCPLVNGGEQNTTRLENRESDSAETVEVLEEVEEPVVNSNVEEENLAPDGGFGWFIVLGSLLVHLFIGGIERSAGIIYLKFEDKFEKSAAATAWATSLPAGLRLTLGPVCSILCNRYSARSVVITGGVLLCISLVITSVSPTLSFTYASFGVLGGFGRLLAYAPAVVIVGEYFNKRRGLAVGIATSGVGFGSFLFPTIIETIFNFYGFFGAFLILGAVMLNISACGCLFRPLWLHLKMKIHDERRKSKKEADVGAESSALWEDVEGMQNDKKLKEEQVTNPHVDAQPQTRLSKIRRMFSCGPSNKDSKPKTKLLELSLMKDLRFTSFCAAILLYTISSQAAFVFIPAYAKSKGVSELHASYIVSIIGLFDGTSRIVSGFLLDMASVKQYRIYIYNAVLFLLGFVSLAVPSLDTFAELSVLCAVYGLLVGAYISQKSVVIVDILGVKKLVNSFGLLICFQGIGMFLGPPIAGFMKDVNGHYDIGFYFGGASMFLGAFILAAANVIHYIRLKKQ